The genomic segment ATCGCCAACAAGATGACCGCTCAGATCAACGGCATGAACCAGGCCAGCCGTAATGCCAATGATGGCATCTCGCTGGTGCAGACCATGGAGGGCGGTCTTGACCAGATCAACAATAACCTCCAGCGTATTCGTGAGTTGGCGGTACAGGGTGCTAACGACACCAATAGCTTTGAGGATCGCCAGGCGATTGAGACCGAGATTAACGAGCGTCTCCAGGAAATCGACCGTATTGCGACTGGCACTAACTTCAATACGACTTCGTTGCTTAATGAAGATGATCAAGAGTTAAGCATTCAAGTGGGTGCTGGCACCGATGGCGATGCAGATGTTATCGACATCGCGCTATTTGATGCCACGGGAAGTGGGCTTAGCCTGGATGATGCGGACGCTATTGAATTGGTTGGTGGTGTTTCCGAATTCACCATGACAGGCACTGATGGTTCCGCTGCTTTCGCCGACTTCACCAACTTGATCGATGTGGTTGATGATGCGATGGGCGAGCTAGATACAGCTCGTGCAACGCTGGGCGCTACCCTCAATCGCTTCGATTCGGTGATTGAGAACCTTGCCACCACCTCCAACAACCTGTCAGAGGCGCGCTCACGCATCGAGGATGCCGACTACGCGGTGGAGGTCTCCAACATGACCCGTGCCAATATCCTCCAGCAGGCGGGCACGTCCGTGCTGGCGCAGGCCAACCAGACGCCGCAGTCTGTTCTTTCGCTGCTGGGCTAATCAGTGCAGTGAGCTGCCTGCAAGCCGACCCCACGAAGGTCGGCTTTTTATATAGTTGGGAACAGTCAAGGGAAGAGGGCCGATATGTCACGCAAGAAATCACGTAGCGCAAAGCCGATCATATCCAACGATTGGCGAGACTTTCGCCAGCAGCCCATGCATGAGCAGGTGGAAGAGATGCAAAAAAGCATCGACCAGCTGATGAGCCTCTCACTGAATGAGGCGGCGGCCAAGCTACGAGAGACATTACTGAGTATCGACCCTGCCAATGCCAAGGCGCTCTACGCTCAGGGTAAGTTTTACCTGAAGCAGGGCCAGCGCAAGAAAGCATTGGCAAACTTTATGGCCGCTGCCCCGCAAATGCCTGACAATCCTAAGCTGTTGACCTATTTGGCGAAGCTCCACTGGCAGACCCGCCAGCACCGGGCCTCTCTCAGCGCCCTGATGCGCCTGACGCAGCTGGAGCCTTCGGCAGCCAACATGACGATGCTAGGGGCGTTATATTATTCAATAAAGCTGCCAGAGCGTGGCCGATATTGGATTCATCGTGCCGTCACCAAGGAGCCACTCTCCCTGCCTGAAGGCAATACATCGACAGCATCACCTAAACTGACGGTGCTAGTGTTACGCAGTGCAGAGTCAACCGAGTGGGCGCTCAATCAGTCATTCCGTTCCGCAATGAAAGAAGGGCATAATAACCTTGCCAGTTTGCTGGACGCTGACAATATCGTGCAGGTTCGGCTCTTTGTGGATCACCTCGATAAAGCGCCAGAAATTATCCGCAAGTTGCCGAAAATCGATATTATTTATAATGGCATTACCGATGCCGAGCGTTGCCAAGATGCTCTTATGCAGGCTCAGACGCTGTGCGATAGACTATACTTGCCGGTAATAAACGAGCCCAAGGCAGTGCTGGCTGCCAGCCGTGAAGGTAACTACCTGCGTTTTAAAGATAATCCCAACATCACCCTTCCCAAGAGCGTCAAGGTGGAAAATACTCAGGAGAGTGCCAAGACGATAGTACAATGCGCACTGCTGGATAATGACTTCAAACTTCCCGTAATTATTCGCCTTGCAGGCTTTCAAGGCGGGAAATATATGCATAAAGTCGATAATCTTGATTTGCATGACTTCAGCGAGCTTGATAATGAGCTACGAAAGCTACCGCAAACGGCTTATATCATTCAATATCATGACGTAAGCTATACTGATCAGCGTAGTCCAGGAAAAATTCTTTATCCCAAATATCGTGCTATCTTGGTTAACGGTGTGTTGTATCCATGTCACCTCTTTGTTGCGGACGGATATAATGTGCACAAGGAAAATTCCGATCCTGTGATGAGAGAGCACACTTGGCTACAGGAAGATGTTGAGAGCTATTGCCGCAATCCTTCTCAACATGTTGGGGAGGAAAGATGGAAGTCGCTGGAATTGTTAATGAATGAAAGCGGTTTGGATTACTGTGGCGTTGATTTTGCTTTATCAACCGATCATTCAGAAGTTGAGCGATTGATTATATTCGAAATGAATCCAGCAATGCGTAACAGGGCTGGTCAATTGCCTGAAGATGATGTGGTGCACTCTTCTTGGCTAAGAGTCACAGAAGCCGCACATATGATGATGACAAAATTGGCGAATATTGAGACCTGGGAGTTCAAACTGCCTAAAGGACTGCCAGCCTGTTCGAAAACTGACGATCCTCTGACTCTTCGCCTGAAGATCCAGGGCCAGGTACAAGGCGTGGGCTATCGCCAGTGGTTTGCTGAGCAGCTGGAGCAGCGTCATATCGCTGGGTGGGTACGTAATCTTGCTGATGGTAATGTGGATGCTGTCATCCATGGCCCTCAGCCAGAACTACAGTTACTGCTCGATGAGGTGCCCAATGGCCCCGCCGATGCTGACGTAACAGGGTTGAGTGCTGATGTTTGGCAGGGCGAGGTGCCTCAGGGGGTGCAGATTCTGCAAACTGCCTGAAGCTCACTCGCTCTTTCAAGCTCGCTGCCTGAGACAGGCGGCCTCCTGGAGCTGTTTCTCTAGAAAACTCTGTCTAGTGAGCAGGTCCAGGAAGACCGCCAGCACCGCTCAAGTATTCCTCCTACTTGCCGATATGCCGATAAATACAACAAGACGCGTATAACAACAACGCAGGGGGATACCAGCCCATGACCCATATCGAGACCTTTCCCACCGCCCTGGAGGCGGATGTCATCGGTAGCCTGGAGCAGGCCTTGGAGCGCTTGCAGGAGCGCGATGCGGCACTGCTCGAGGCGCGGGCGACCGAGCGCAGTATCTCCGCGCGACTGGGCAGCCATCTTCAGGGATTGTTTGACGATTGGGACGTGGACTGCGAGTTCAACTGTTGGCGCGGGCCGCTGCAAAACAAAGGCCATATCGTCGTGACGACCACCAGTGCCAGCACCGAGGCGCCCACAATCTTTCCCGATCTGCTGATTCATCGCCGCGCCAGCGGTGAAACCCTGGCGGTGATCGAGGTGCTGAAGAGCGATGCCCAGGGCGCCCGGCACCGCGAAAGGCGCAAGCTCCAGCTCTGTCAGGCACGCCTGAGTTGCCCCCATGCGGCGATGATAGAGATTGGCGTAGGAGAAGGGCGTGGTCGACACCATCTGGAGATGCTTTTATGACCATGACCGAAGGCAGGATATCAGTGCAGGAGCTGCTGCACGACCTGATTCCCAAGTTGAAAGCCACGGAGCGCTTCGTCGACGAGACGCTGGTGATGATGATCGACCAGGCCTCGCCTGGAGACGAGCGTGCACGGCGGCAGCATCAACGCCAGGAGTTCCAACTGAACCTGACCATGATCCGCATGAATCTCGGCCATCTACTGAAGCGCCATGCGCACCTGCTTGACGGGGCGAGCGATCGCGGCGGGGTATCTTCTGGCACGATGCTGGAGCTCGATGAGCACGAGCGGGTGGCGCTGAGCAGCGCCAGGGAGCTATACACGCAGACCCAGGCGATCCAGGCGCGCTAGCACGAGTGCAGCGTTCGGCTCGATCATCGCCGCAGCCCCTGTTTCCATGCGCTTTTTGGCCAATCGACCATGCAGCGGGTGGTTTAAACTGCGCAGCATACCCCACGATGTTGAGACTGCCACCGTGACGCCAGACGAGTACCAGCAGGTCATCGAGGAGT from the Halomonas sp. 1513 genome contains:
- a CDS encoding flagellin, producing MSVINTNITALIGQNNLNKSQSAQQQAMERLSSGLRINSAKDDAAGQAIANKMTAQINGMNQASRNANDGISLVQTMEGGLDQINNNLQRIRELAVQGANDTNSFEDRQAIETEINERLQEIDRIATGTNFNTTSLLNEDDQELSIQVGAGTDGDADVIDIALFDATGSGLSLDDADAIELVGGVSEFTMTGTDGSAAFADFTNLIDVVDDAMGELDTARATLGATLNRFDSVIENLATTSNNLSEARSRIEDADYAVEVSNMTRANILQQAGTSVLAQANQTPQSVLSLLG